Proteins from a single region of Paenibacillus sp. BIHB 4019:
- a CDS encoding LLM class flavin-dependent oxidoreductase — MEIGISTFVETSPDVETGEVMSHAQRIREVVEEIVLADQVGLDVYGVGEHHRQDYAASSPVVILAAAAAQTKQIRLTSAVTVLSSADPVRVFQDFATLDGISNGRAEIMAGRGSFIESFPLFGYDLDHYNELFDEKLALLLKIRESEKVTWAGGHRPAINDLGVYPRPVQSPLPVWIGSGGNQESVVRAGLLGLPLVLAIIGGSPMNFAPLVQLYKRAAAHAGHDASKLPIASHSHGFIAETTQLAADKFFPSTQAVMNVLGKERGWGHYDRSSFDAARSIEGALYVGDPETVARKIINLRKHVGITRFLLHTPLGTMPHEDVMNAIKLLGTEVAPRVREEIAKWEAKNEGKTN; from the coding sequence GTGGAAATAGGGATTAGTACGTTTGTCGAAACCTCGCCCGATGTAGAAACAGGAGAGGTTATGAGCCATGCCCAGCGTATTCGCGAAGTCGTTGAAGAAATTGTGCTTGCGGATCAGGTTGGGCTGGACGTTTATGGAGTAGGCGAGCATCATCGTCAAGATTATGCGGCCTCCTCTCCAGTCGTTATTTTGGCGGCTGCTGCCGCACAAACGAAGCAGATTCGATTGACGAGCGCCGTCACGGTGCTGTCTTCCGCTGATCCTGTGCGCGTGTTTCAGGATTTTGCAACGCTGGATGGCATCTCAAATGGGCGTGCGGAAATTATGGCAGGGCGCGGTTCCTTCATTGAATCGTTTCCGCTGTTCGGCTATGATCTGGACCACTATAATGAGCTGTTTGATGAAAAGCTGGCGCTGCTGCTGAAAATTCGCGAATCTGAAAAAGTAACCTGGGCAGGCGGCCACCGCCCAGCCATAAACGATCTGGGCGTTTATCCACGCCCTGTTCAGAGCCCATTGCCGGTATGGATCGGCAGCGGCGGCAATCAAGAATCGGTTGTCCGCGCGGGCCTGCTCGGCCTTCCGCTTGTTCTCGCCATTATCGGGGGCAGCCCGATGAATTTTGCACCGCTGGTGCAGCTGTATAAGAGAGCAGCAGCCCATGCGGGGCATGATGCCTCGAAGCTGCCCATCGCTTCGCACTCGCACGGTTTTATTGCAGAGACGACGCAGCTTGCAGCAGACAAGTTTTTCCCTTCAACGCAGGCGGTTATGAATGTGCTCGGCAAAGAGCGGGGCTGGGGCCATTATGACCGTTCCAGCTTTGACGCTGCCCGGAGCATTGAAGGCGCGCTTTATGTCGGCGATCCCGAAACGGTTGCCCGTAAAATCATTAACCTGCGCAAACATGTCGGCATTACGAGATTTTTGCTCCATACGCCACTCGGTACGATGCCGCATGAGGACGTCATGAATGCCATCAAGCTGCTTGGCACGGAGGTTGCACCGCGAGTGCGCGAGGAAATTGCCAAGTGGGAAGCGAAAAACGAAGGAAAGACGAACTAA
- a CDS encoding ABC transporter substrate-binding protein codes for MNHKMKKAATGVIASLLALSLAACGSNSNSPAGTATNGGSGSSGGKVTLELAISKSSQDSAFVAQDLLDAFEKETNIKVNLQLLPAEQTATVLQTKLAVDETPDIIQYNLASAVTDLNLERNFEILDSEPWVDRLLNKDVLSANDHVYSFHVSQDTGMQGVVYNKDMFKELNLSIPTTFEEFLAVCEAIKASGVTPVFMPFKDNWAANIWPAAAFADYAAKNDPTLFDDLNSNKKKWTDIPEFATLLDQQYQVFKKGYTNADILSDSYDMAVGKFLDKEVAMMFMGDWLIENVAEKDPNIHLGLFAIPSSKDASLGASPLGGQLFIPKKAKHMAEAKKFLEFIASKEQAQKIVDAQGYVSNFNDVTTPKLPDYKQEIVDNYITPKKTVLTMDAHMLVDRSELYRNLQDEFAGGKTPEEVLSAWNDKFAQLMKDKGVAGF; via the coding sequence ATGAATCACAAGATGAAAAAAGCTGCAACGGGCGTCATCGCAAGCTTACTGGCTTTGTCACTGGCGGCGTGCGGATCAAACAGCAATAGCCCGGCAGGTACAGCAACCAACGGAGGAAGCGGCAGCAGCGGCGGTAAAGTAACGCTGGAGCTGGCCATTTCCAAGAGCTCGCAGGACTCCGCTTTTGTAGCGCAAGACCTTCTTGATGCTTTTGAAAAAGAGACAAACATTAAAGTTAATCTTCAACTGCTTCCAGCTGAGCAGACAGCAACCGTGCTGCAAACGAAGCTGGCGGTTGATGAAACTCCAGATATTATCCAGTACAACCTGGCAAGCGCCGTAACCGACCTGAACTTGGAGCGCAACTTTGAAATTTTGGACAGCGAGCCATGGGTTGACCGCCTGTTGAACAAAGATGTACTATCCGCTAATGATCATGTATACAGCTTCCATGTCAGCCAAGACACAGGCATGCAAGGCGTTGTGTACAACAAGGATATGTTCAAGGAGCTGAACCTGTCGATTCCGACAACCTTCGAGGAGTTCCTTGCGGTATGCGAAGCGATTAAAGCAAGCGGCGTAACTCCGGTATTCATGCCTTTCAAGGATAATTGGGCAGCCAACATTTGGCCAGCAGCCGCATTCGCGGATTATGCAGCGAAAAATGATCCAACGTTGTTCGATGATCTGAACAGCAATAAGAAAAAATGGACAGACATCCCTGAGTTCGCAACTTTGCTGGACCAGCAGTACCAAGTATTCAAAAAAGGCTACACGAACGCTGATATTTTGAGCGACAGCTACGATATGGCCGTTGGTAAATTTTTGGACAAAGAAGTGGCTATGATGTTTATGGGTGACTGGCTCATTGAGAACGTAGCGGAAAAAGATCCTAACATCCACCTTGGATTGTTCGCGATTCCTTCTTCCAAAGATGCAAGCCTTGGCGCAAGCCCGCTTGGCGGACAGTTGTTCATTCCTAAAAAAGCGAAGCACATGGCTGAAGCTAAAAAATTCCTTGAGTTCATCGCTTCCAAAGAGCAAGCCCAAAAAATTGTCGATGCACAAGGCTATGTTTCCAACTTCAACGATGTGACGACTCCTAAGCTGCCAGACTACAAGCAAGAAATCGTAGACAACTACATTACACCGAAGAAAACCGTTCTGACTATGGATGCGCACATGCTGGTTGACCGCAGCGAGCTGTACAGAAATCTGCAGGATGAATTCGCTGGCGGCAAAACACCGGAAGAAGTATTGTCTGCTTGGAACGACAAGTTTGCACAATTGATGAAAGATAAAGGCGTTGCCGGATTTTAA
- a CDS encoding sugar ABC transporter permease: MKTKSLYPYYLIWPALLVYCVFFVLPALIGLFYSFTDWRLDRETLKFIGWDNFKQIFSDKTLILALKNTFIFAIVTVIGKNVLGIALAIGLNMRLKSKNLLRAIFYSPSILSVLVISIVFTPMLRTDGTINKFLEAIGLGVFGQSWLTNPSIVIWTVALVSIWQHTGFQMAIYLAGLQSISKEYYEAATIDGAGVWSTFSKITLPLLLPAININLMLTLIGGLKVFSEVFVLTGGGPGNASQVVGTIILRAFGEGNWGMGTAINTLLFAAVTVISIPLLIFMRRKEVAE; this comes from the coding sequence ATGAAGACAAAAAGCTTATATCCTTATTATCTAATATGGCCGGCCCTGCTCGTTTATTGTGTATTTTTCGTATTGCCTGCCCTCATCGGCTTGTTTTACTCCTTTACGGACTGGCGGCTTGACCGCGAAACGCTTAAATTTATCGGTTGGGACAATTTTAAACAGATTTTTTCTGACAAGACGCTTATTTTAGCCCTGAAAAATACTTTTATTTTCGCGATTGTTACGGTTATCGGAAAAAACGTGCTTGGTATCGCCTTAGCCATTGGCTTGAACATGCGACTGAAATCCAAAAATCTGCTGCGCGCGATTTTTTATTCGCCGTCGATTTTGAGCGTTCTCGTTATCAGTATTGTGTTCACGCCAATGCTGCGTACAGATGGCACCATCAATAAATTTCTGGAAGCCATCGGCCTAGGTGTCTTTGGCCAATCGTGGCTGACCAATCCATCCATTGTAATCTGGACCGTTGCCCTGGTGTCGATCTGGCAGCATACCGGCTTCCAGATGGCGATTTATTTGGCCGGACTCCAGTCTATTTCCAAAGAATATTATGAAGCGGCGACGATTGACGGCGCTGGCGTGTGGAGCACATTCAGCAAAATTACGCTTCCGTTATTGCTTCCCGCTATCAATATCAATCTCATGCTGACGCTCATTGGCGGCTTGAAGGTATTTTCCGAAGTTTTCGTCCTTACAGGCGGCGGACCGGGCAACGCTTCCCAGGTTGTCGGAACGATTATTCTCCGCGCCTTCGGAGAAGGCAACTGGGGCATGGGTACAGCAATCAATACGCTGCTGTTCGCGGCAGTTACCGTTATTTCCATCCCACTGCTGATCTTCATGCGTCGTAAGGAGGTTGCTGAATAA
- a CDS encoding histidine kinase — MQGGIRLAIMNRKFGKNQFQASLQTKFFLTFVVLLLIVLGSFLVYANLVVIQPLKEKTENEKLMSAEKVSDQLDIYIDSQNQLSQRILSNKDVYILLADDAASQTFEGLSRSRKLKDIMFQAIGPSLNIQDMIIYNLEGAALVSYIGYDRTPPSLKPLLADSETSAVWSRSGYLLNREEAGKVSFIRPIINQNGEIFGYLSIQLDQAYLQMPAEGLADSEVFVLAQDGQLISSSQNAEVDKLLSTLEPRSGASGMYMDHQQNYITYYKSSSSDWTTYIVTPKQAVLGPVSSISNISILLITSLMLFSFFYIYFSAKNLLLPIRKLRNQILRVNYSNMNVKVDSRSHNNELILLNESFQELLERLQQSIEREKLALHEEIKARNSALQAQIAPHFIHNVLYLISIAAQEGKDQVVQDMCKQLSDSLRYVVSSPYQHVSLSDELAYTRNYLSLVQQKYEDDLEWDIEADDDLTGLIQLPRLVIQPFVENCIEHAFENTDPPWRISIRFKLYNGLWAIEISDNGEGLADDKIKEILGNIDDSDSGALELKMNSTGIGNMGMVNTVNRLKLMYKNRLFFNVYNNAETGKGATIQIIASLTKDFY; from the coding sequence GTGCAAGGAGGAATACGGCTGGCTATCATGAATCGCAAGTTCGGTAAAAACCAATTCCAAGCGAGTCTACAGACCAAGTTTTTTCTTACGTTCGTTGTGCTGCTGCTTATCGTGCTTGGCAGTTTTCTGGTCTATGCCAATCTCGTCGTCATTCAGCCGCTTAAAGAGAAGACTGAAAATGAAAAGCTGATGTCAGCAGAGAAGGTCAGCGATCAGCTCGATATTTATATCGATAGCCAAAATCAGCTATCCCAACGTATTTTGTCCAATAAAGATGTTTATATTTTGCTGGCCGATGACGCCGCCTCCCAAACGTTTGAAGGATTGTCCCGCAGCCGCAAGCTGAAGGATATAATGTTTCAGGCGATTGGGCCCAGCTTGAACATTCAGGATATGATTATTTACAACCTCGAAGGCGCTGCATTAGTCTCCTATATTGGCTACGACCGCACGCCGCCTTCTTTAAAGCCGCTGCTGGCCGACAGCGAAACTTCAGCGGTTTGGAGCAGAAGCGGCTATTTGCTCAATCGGGAGGAGGCAGGAAAAGTCTCGTTTATTCGCCCGATTATTAATCAAAATGGCGAAATTTTCGGCTATTTGTCGATCCAGCTGGATCAAGCTTATTTGCAAATGCCGGCAGAGGGGCTGGCAGACAGCGAAGTATTTGTTTTGGCGCAGGATGGTCAGCTCATCTCAAGCTCGCAAAATGCAGAGGTCGATAAACTGCTGTCTACGCTGGAGCCGCGATCGGGTGCAAGCGGCATGTATATGGATCATCAACAAAACTACATTACGTATTACAAATCCAGCAGCTCCGATTGGACGACCTATATTGTCACGCCAAAACAAGCGGTGCTCGGCCCCGTCAGCTCGATCAGCAACATTTCCATCCTGCTCATTACATCGCTGATGCTGTTTTCCTTTTTTTACATTTATTTTTCTGCAAAAAATTTATTGCTGCCGATTCGCAAGCTGCGCAATCAAATTTTGCGTGTCAATTATAGCAATATGAACGTGAAGGTGGACAGCCGCTCGCATAATAATGAGTTGATTTTGCTCAATGAGTCATTTCAGGAGCTGCTGGAGCGGCTGCAGCAATCGATTGAGCGCGAGAAGCTGGCGCTGCATGAGGAAATTAAAGCGCGCAATTCCGCGCTGCAAGCGCAAATCGCGCCTCATTTTATCCATAATGTGCTGTATTTGATTAGTATTGCTGCCCAGGAGGGCAAGGATCAGGTCGTTCAGGATATGTGCAAGCAGCTGTCGGACAGCCTGCGTTATGTCGTATCCTCTCCTTATCAGCATGTATCGCTGTCGGACGAGCTGGCATATACGCGAAATTATTTGTCGCTCGTCCAGCAGAAATATGAGGATGATTTGGAGTGGGACATTGAAGCTGATGATGATTTGACGGGCTTGATCCAGCTTCCGCGGCTCGTCATTCAGCCGTTTGTTGAAAACTGCATTGAGCATGCATTCGAAAATACAGACCCGCCTTGGCGAATATCGATTCGCTTCAAGCTGTACAACGGATTGTGGGCGATTGAGATTAGCGATAATGGCGAAGGGCTCGCCGACGATAAAATCAAAGAAATACTCGGGAACATTGATGATTCCGATTCGGGAGCGCTTGAGCTGAAAATGAACAGCACGGGCATTGGCAATATGGGCATGGTGAATACGGTCAACCGGCTCAAGCTGATGTACAAAAACCGCCTTTTTTTCAATGTTTACAACAATGCAGAAACGGGCAAAGGCGCAACGATCCAAATTATTGCATCACTGACGAAGGATTTTTATTGA
- a CDS encoding iron ABC transporter permease gives MAEVSVSRREEKEALIRKKSLFLTFMLVLAAVIVVSIGVAVSIGQVKIPLGDAYRILLYKLTGIQLGDGSAMEASSYVDILWQIRFPRVLMALFIGAGLTMCGTVMQAAVQNPLADPYILGISSGASLGATFAIMIGFGAGGLLGQTGVAFWAFAGALGASLLVFILAGIGGKMTSVKLVLSGMVINALCTAFANFIIYIANNAVGIKTVTFWTMGSLAASKWDKLPLISLVVAVAALFFIFQSRILNTMLLGDDTAVTLGVDLAVFRKIYLLLAALITGVIVASCGMIGFVGLIIPHMVRGVVGSDHRRLMPASILVGGLFLIWTDVISRTIIPSVELPIGIITAMIGAPLFMYMLVKKGYAFGGK, from the coding sequence ATGGCAGAGGTCAGTGTAAGTAGGCGCGAAGAGAAAGAAGCACTCATTCGAAAAAAGTCGCTGTTTTTAACTTTTATGCTCGTGCTCGCGGCTGTAATTGTGGTATCGATTGGCGTTGCGGTGTCAATCGGGCAGGTTAAAATTCCACTGGGGGATGCCTATCGTATTTTACTTTATAAGCTTACGGGCATTCAGCTCGGAGATGGAAGCGCTATGGAAGCAAGCTCTTATGTGGATATATTGTGGCAAATTCGCTTCCCACGCGTATTAATGGCGCTGTTTATCGGGGCTGGGCTTACGATGTGCGGTACAGTGATGCAGGCGGCAGTGCAAAATCCGCTGGCTGATCCTTATATTCTGGGCATTTCCTCAGGCGCTTCGCTGGGCGCGACCTTTGCCATTATGATCGGCTTTGGCGCGGGCGGTCTGCTCGGACAGACAGGAGTAGCCTTCTGGGCCTTCGCAGGCGCATTAGGCGCATCGCTGCTCGTTTTCATATTGGCCGGCATTGGCGGCAAAATGACGTCGGTCAAGCTGGTATTGTCCGGTATGGTCATTAATGCCCTTTGTACAGCGTTTGCCAACTTTATTATCTATATCGCGAATAATGCTGTTGGCATTAAGACGGTGACGTTCTGGACGATGGGGAGCCTCGCTGCCTCCAAATGGGACAAGCTTCCCCTCATATCGCTGGTTGTTGCAGTAGCGGCGCTGTTTTTCATTTTTCAATCCCGGATATTGAATACGATGCTGCTTGGCGATGATACGGCGGTTACGCTGGGCGTGGATTTAGCGGTTTTCCGCAAAATTTATTTGCTGCTGGCCGCGCTTATTACGGGCGTCATTGTAGCGAGCTGCGGTATGATCGGCTTCGTTGGACTGATTATTCCTCATATGGTGAGGGGAGTCGTCGGCTCCGATCATAGAAGGCTGATGCCGGCATCCATTTTGGTCGGCGGTCTTTTTCTGATTTGGACCGATGTGATTTCCCGGACAATTATTCCGAGCGTAGAGCTGCCTATCGGCATTATTACGGCGATGATTGGTGCGCCATTGTTCATGTACATGTTGGTCAAAAAAGGCTACGCCTTTGGAGGGAAATAA
- a CDS encoding ABC transporter substrate-binding protein, with protein sequence MFRFLRKMTFFALPLALAVTAGCSSASTNSPSSSPSPSAEATASAAVVEASPSPGGKTTYPLTIENYNLSAESGSFQPKTQTFEKAPERIVANTQSAAEILIRLGLTDKVVGVAALYGDVEADIAEPFAKIPVLSETYVGKELVVGAKPDIVLGRGDLFADADWGVGTVDSLNELNIATFIQNNSRPGAVLSDLYKDIEQMGQIFDVQDKAQELVQSLQQRAKDIETRFAGNQEQSFAFIGSSTPDSIAVYSANNDTFQAEALSLLKVTNSFADVSGEISAEQLVAKNPDFLVISDYKGGPDINESVKNIYENPALQSMSAIQNKKVFIIDFNDFWGYGYHIFDGVEKLGDNLANASS encoded by the coding sequence ATGTTTCGTTTTTTGCGTAAAATGACGTTTTTTGCACTCCCCCTTGCTCTGGCAGTAACAGCTGGCTGTTCTTCCGCCTCGACCAATTCACCGAGCAGCTCCCCGAGCCCTTCCGCCGAAGCGACGGCTTCAGCAGCAGTAGTAGAAGCCTCTCCGAGTCCTGGCGGCAAAACCACTTATCCGCTTACCATTGAAAATTACAATTTGTCGGCAGAAAGCGGCTCCTTCCAGCCGAAGACGCAAACGTTCGAGAAGGCACCGGAGCGCATCGTTGCGAATACGCAGTCCGCTGCGGAAATTTTGATCCGACTTGGTTTGACGGATAAAGTGGTTGGCGTCGCCGCCCTTTACGGGGATGTGGAGGCAGACATTGCCGAGCCATTCGCTAAAATCCCTGTCTTATCCGAGACATATGTCGGCAAGGAGCTGGTCGTCGGAGCGAAGCCGGATATCGTCCTCGGCCGTGGCGATCTATTTGCAGATGCGGATTGGGGCGTCGGAACGGTTGACTCGCTGAACGAACTCAATATTGCTACTTTTATTCAAAACAACTCCCGTCCGGGTGCTGTACTCAGTGATCTTTATAAAGACATTGAGCAAATGGGACAGATTTTCGACGTACAGGATAAGGCGCAGGAGCTTGTTCAAAGCTTGCAGCAGCGCGCCAAGGATATCGAGACCCGGTTTGCCGGCAATCAGGAGCAGAGCTTTGCTTTTATTGGAAGCAGCACGCCGGATTCCATTGCTGTCTACAGCGCAAATAATGATACCTTCCAAGCAGAGGCGCTTAGCCTGTTGAAGGTGACCAACAGCTTTGCCGACGTTTCCGGTGAAATCAGCGCGGAGCAGCTCGTTGCGAAAAACCCTGATTTCCTTGTCATCTCGGATTATAAAGGCGGTCCGGACATCAATGAATCCGTGAAAAATATTTATGAAAATCCCGCTCTGCAAAGCATGTCCGCTATCCAAAACAAAAAAGTGTTCATTATCGACTTTAACGATTTCTGGGGCTACGGCTACCACATCTTTGACGGTGTCGAGAAGCTAGGCGATAATCTGGCTAATGCCTCCTCTTAA
- a CDS encoding carbohydrate ABC transporter permease, with protein MSYTRKLALRNYIVEIFLLIASLIIIVPLLMMIFGSFMTSSEVLRFKLALPDKWMFSNYTQVFKEGGLGRAFLNGLLITGVSSIVNIITSSAAAFILVRRESKLSSFLYMFFFMGLIAPMSIITTIRVVQWLGFYGSITSVIFIYAALNVAFSVFLYSGFIKSIPRALDEVAFLEGASMLAVFFRIITPLIVPVNATVAIMVFMSVWNDITIPLYFLTDSSDWTMPLSVYNFYGKYSRDWNLIFADLVMTSLPVLVLYLFAQKYIVSGLTAGAVKG; from the coding sequence ATGAGCTACACACGCAAACTTGCGCTTCGCAACTATATTGTCGAAATTTTTCTGCTAATCGCTTCCCTCATCATTATTGTGCCGTTGCTCATGATGATTTTCGGTTCCTTCATGACCAGTTCCGAGGTGCTGCGCTTTAAGCTCGCGCTCCCGGACAAATGGATGTTTTCCAACTATACGCAGGTTTTTAAAGAAGGCGGCCTCGGCCGTGCCTTCCTCAATGGGCTACTGATCACTGGCGTATCTTCCATCGTCAACATTATTACCTCTTCAGCCGCCGCTTTCATTCTGGTGCGAAGAGAATCGAAGTTGTCGAGCTTCCTGTATATGTTTTTCTTTATGGGGCTTATCGCTCCAATGTCGATTATTACGACGATTCGTGTCGTACAATGGCTGGGCTTCTATGGCAGCATTACGAGTGTTATTTTCATTTACGCCGCTTTGAACGTCGCGTTCAGCGTGTTCCTGTACAGCGGGTTTATCAAATCGATACCGAGAGCTCTCGATGAAGTAGCTTTCCTGGAAGGCGCGAGCATGCTTGCTGTATTCTTCCGCATTATTACTCCGCTCATCGTTCCGGTGAACGCGACTGTGGCGATTATGGTGTTTATGTCGGTATGGAATGATATTACGATTCCGCTTTATTTCCTCACCGACAGCTCCGACTGGACGATGCCGCTATCCGTTTACAATTTTTACGGCAAATACAGCCGGGACTGGAACCTGATCTTTGCCGATCTCGTGATGACTTCGCTCCCGGTGCTCGTGCTTTACCTGTTCGCCCAGAAATACATCGTCAGCGGCCTTACAGCTGGCGCGGTCAAAGGTTGA
- a CDS encoding MBOAT family O-acyltransferase, with protein MLFNSPAFIFGFLPLVFGGYFFFSSIASPSISRSWLAVCSIFFYGWWNPGYLPILFLSMLVNFFLGKFLTTHRSKPLLILGILFNLGLLGYFKYANFLLSNINLAFSANVTLLDVALPLAISFFTFQQITFIVDCYKNKVKNYSIMNYALFVTFFPHLIAGPIVHHKIMMPQFQNEHNHKINYENISRGLFIFSIGLFKKVILADQFATTVGSGMGYLDTIGFFDAWAFILSFTFQLYFDFSGYSDMAIGLALLFNIKLPINFDSPYKATQFQDMASRWHITLTRFLYEYVYYPMNRYFTRKVTPRWGIRLSSTTQVNLSLLLLFLLSGIWHGAGWNFIVWGLLVGLGIVIYRTWSKFKIKLPAILAWLLTFSYLNLTLVFFKLESFQQSLQLFKALFGFQGFTLPIGLSNLLSPLASYGIQFVPTPINENWKYAALIGIGFIIVLCFKNSSEKMAAFKPNFFHALFFILILVYALLNLTKISEFLCFKF; from the coding sequence ATGCTTTTTAATTCACCCGCTTTTATTTTCGGTTTTTTGCCTCTCGTATTTGGAGGCTACTTCTTTTTCTCATCGATTGCTTCCCCCTCCATCTCAAGGTCATGGTTAGCAGTCTGCTCGATCTTCTTCTACGGCTGGTGGAATCCTGGATACCTGCCTATCCTATTTCTGTCTATGCTGGTCAATTTTTTTCTAGGCAAATTTTTAACTACCCACAGAAGCAAGCCCCTCCTCATCCTTGGTATTCTCTTTAATTTAGGCTTGCTAGGCTATTTCAAATACGCCAATTTCCTGCTTTCTAATATTAATCTCGCCTTTTCTGCCAATGTAACACTGCTTGATGTTGCTTTGCCTCTGGCTATCAGCTTCTTCACCTTTCAGCAAATCACCTTTATTGTTGATTGCTATAAAAACAAGGTGAAAAATTACAGCATTATGAATTACGCTTTATTCGTCACGTTTTTTCCGCATCTAATTGCGGGTCCCATCGTCCATCATAAAATCATGATGCCCCAGTTTCAAAATGAGCATAATCACAAAATAAATTACGAAAATATTTCCCGAGGCCTGTTTATTTTTTCTATTGGCTTGTTCAAAAAGGTCATCTTAGCGGATCAATTTGCAACAACGGTAGGAAGCGGCATGGGTTACCTTGATACGATTGGCTTTTTCGATGCATGGGCATTCATTCTATCCTTCACGTTCCAGCTGTACTTTGACTTTAGCGGCTATTCGGATATGGCAATTGGGCTGGCTCTGCTTTTCAACATTAAGCTGCCCATCAATTTCGATTCTCCATATAAAGCGACCCAATTTCAAGACATGGCCTCTCGCTGGCATATTACCTTAACCCGTTTTCTTTATGAATATGTGTACTATCCAATGAACCGTTACTTTACTAGAAAAGTAACACCTAGATGGGGGATTCGGCTATCCTCCACTACACAAGTCAATCTTAGCTTATTGCTTTTGTTCTTGTTGAGCGGTATTTGGCATGGGGCGGGTTGGAACTTCATCGTATGGGGGCTGCTTGTAGGTCTTGGAATCGTCATCTATCGAACATGGAGCAAATTTAAAATCAAGCTTCCCGCTATTCTCGCTTGGCTGCTTACCTTCAGCTATTTAAATCTGACTTTAGTTTTCTTTAAACTGGAGAGCTTTCAGCAATCCCTACAGCTCTTCAAAGCCTTATTTGGTTTCCAGGGCTTCACGTTACCGATTGGATTGTCAAACCTGCTGTCCCCTCTTGCTTCCTACGGAATTCAATTTGTTCCTACCCCTATTAATGAGAATTGGAAATATGCCGCCTTGATTGGGATAGGATTTATAATTGTGCTTTGCTTTAAAAATAGTTCAGAGAAAATGGCAGCCTTTAAGCCAAATTTTTTTCATGCGCTCTTCTTCATCCTAATTCTCGTGTATGCTCTATTAAATCTAACCAAAATATCTGAATTCTTATGCTTCAAATTTTAA
- a CDS encoding ABC transporter ATP-binding protein, with translation MKLTVDHISVSFASTDIVKDISLKVNSQQFVGLIGPNGCGKSTLLKSIYKVIKPKQGQVFLSDTDVLKSKPKVVSQQLGVVGQFNEMSFDFNVREMVMMGRTPHKGMLETDNQRDEEIVEEALSRVNLSHYAERSYMSLSGGEKQRVVLARVLAQQPKFMILDEPTNHLDIKYQLQILSIVKGLGIGILAALHDLTLAAEYCDYLYIIKQGQIYASGTPEEVLTKEMISDVFDVNCEIYKNPVTGGLGIAYLNAQ, from the coding sequence ATGAAGCTGACGGTGGATCATATTTCGGTATCGTTTGCGAGTACAGATATTGTGAAGGATATATCGCTCAAGGTGAACAGCCAGCAGTTTGTTGGCCTCATCGGGCCAAACGGCTGCGGCAAATCAACCCTGCTCAAAAGCATTTATAAAGTAATTAAGCCCAAGCAGGGACAGGTGTTTCTCAGCGACACGGATGTGCTGAAATCCAAGCCGAAGGTAGTATCACAGCAGCTTGGCGTTGTCGGACAATTTAATGAAATGAGCTTTGATTTCAATGTGCGGGAAATGGTCATGATGGGCCGGACGCCCCATAAGGGAATGCTGGAGACGGACAATCAGCGAGATGAGGAAATTGTGGAAGAGGCGCTGAGCAGGGTGAATCTGTCCCATTATGCGGAACGCAGCTACATGTCGCTCTCAGGCGGGGAAAAACAGCGTGTCGTTCTGGCGAGGGTGCTTGCGCAGCAGCCAAAGTTTATGATTTTGGATGAGCCGACAAATCATTTGGACATTAAATACCAGTTGCAAATTTTGAGCATCGTCAAAGGGCTGGGCATCGGCATTTTAGCCGCCCTTCATGATTTGACGCTGGCAGCAGAGTATTGCGATTATTTGTATATCATTAAGCAGGGGCAAATTTACGCGAGCGGAACGCCAGAAGAAGTATTGACGAAAGAGATGATCAGCGACGTATTCGATGTCAATTGCGAAATTTATAAAAATCCGGTAACGGGCGGGCTGGGCATTGCTTATTTAAATGCGCAGTAA